The sequence GTCAAAAGCAGGTCGCACGTCCAGGGTGGAGAACTGGTAGGTGTCCTTGTTGATTTCTCCATCATAATAGTCAATGATGTAGCGCACCTCCTTCCCACAGCGGTCAACGATCCAGTCGTGACGGTCAAATGGCAGCTCGTAGCTGCAGAGAGACAAACTCAATTAGTCACCAGGATCTTCCCCAACATGAGGTTTACATGCATCATGTTTAATGGACCGCTGCATGGGTTGCTTTGCGCGGCATGTCCGCATTTCCCTGATTTCATTATAGCGGACCAGCAGCTGGCAATGCAGACCCAAACGAGAAACATAACACAGCCAAAATTATTAAATGTGCATCAGGATGTTTCATTCTCACCCCATCCAGTGTCGGAGGCGGGCCCTGGGGGAGTACTCTTTAGCCTTCCCACCGAATCTCCTCAGAGTTGGTCCACATGGACATTCACTATACGAGGTAAATGTTCATCAGTTAAGGCTCAATTCTCTGACCAACAGGCAGCTCGCTGCAAACGATCGTACGCACTCACCGAGCATGCAGAGCCTCCCACTTCAGGATCTCTTGCCAGGCCTGCTCATTGTTCTGATTGTGGATTTTAATGATGTTGGTCATGTCACCTTTGCTGAGGTCATCATCTCGCCAGCGCCACCTGCAGCACAGGATCGAACAAAGGAAACAGTGTCTTTAGCAGATATTTCTCCATCACTGTGCTGCTGCAATAATTAAAGCTACCGATATGTGAAATccaagcatttttaaaaacactgacttTGAGGTTCAATGAGACACTAAATAGAAGTTCATAGTTTCCAATATGGTAGCCTGAAGTAGTCTTAACACCAGCCAACTGACCCCTTCCTCAGCATGGCGTTCCAGAACATCTGCTCCGACGGGTACACCCAGTTCTTCTCTGTGTCGTGACGTGGGATAGTGGACTCCTCTCTTCTGATAGAGAGTTCAAAGGGCTGGTCTGGAGCTGGCGTTTGGTTGGGAGGAGGCATCTGCACGTGTGGAAAAAGATAAATTATAGTCTGAGCCATGACCTTAAAAGATAGAAAAGATGTCAGGCATGACAGCCATAAGTCCTCCAGGAGAGAACATGGTCAGTGCAGCATACATGTGTTTCATACCTGTGGTCAAGTgttgaaacaactgaaaagctCGCATAACAAAGCTGCTTCTCTTTTGTTGTGCTTGGTGTTGTTGGGAAGTAACACTAACATGTTGTTGTCAGCTGGCTGAATACACGAGCACACAAACTAGAGCCACCGCAGACAACAACAGTGCGTGGCAGCAAACGAGGCCAGTGTATCAGAACTAAAACGAATTAAGGATCAGGCTACCGTAGCTTAAAACATAAAAGTTACTTCTAAAATAAAGCCTCTTTGCTCCAAGCTGCACAGGTACCATATTTGCTGGATCGATGTCGCCCTTCGTGACTGCTGCAGCTCTCATGGGACACTCCACAAAGTTGTACGCCTGATCCTGGTGGGCCGGACCTGCAGGAGAACACGTGCGAGCCACAGGTTTGATCATTTCATTAAAACAACCATCTGAACATAGAAATGTGTTGCAGTGCAGGCAAGCCACAGGCTATCCTTTAGACTGAAGTCCCTACCTTTTTCAGCCTGAGCTTGATGCATGGGACATTGTGAAGGCGGAGATgctaagaaaaacacaaatacacaaccaCAGTCAAGATATAATTCAACATCATTCAGTAAAACTTGTACAGTTTATGATAACAGTGAAGAATGAGAGCTAATGACCTATGTAATACCATGAAATGCAGTTTTCTGTGGGAGTAAAACACTATCTGTGTGCACAGGACCTTCTCTCTGACACAAGCCGTTTCTTTTCTTAATTGCTCGAGTTAAGGGTGTCACAATATACTAACATTTATGATAAACCTGTTATCTTCCTCATACAATGGAAGAAATTCACTTTCCACGAACCCCCCACTGAGCTCTGGAGTCTGTGCAGGAAAGATCGCTCCATTTATTCACTGTTTTGTTGCAACTTCTCTGCTTTCTAAGCATTCAGCCTGATGCTAGCTGCTCTGCCACAGCTTGGCTTACAGCAGCTTGTCGATATGGATTTCACTGTATTCAGACAGTTTTTTGagtatttgtttttacatattaaCAGCCACTGATGCCTCTTTAGAGTCATTATCAGATTTTCCATTCCTGGCTTGTCGACATTCGTCAGAGTATTTTATAAATGTGCAGTTAGTAGCaataaaaaatatctgtttCACAAATCGCATGCCATCTTCACCTTGCACTTACAAAGGAGAATTTGGAAGAAGAAATTCGGCCCAGCATTTCACGCTATGACATCCTGACTGTAATGAAACTACAGTACCTCTGACAGgctgagcttcctcctgcacTGGGCAGCGCTGAGCAGAGACGGTCTTCATAGCCTCAGCTTTGACTACAGAGGGCTCTGCTGTGGACCAGGAGGATCCCATGTTAGCCTGTCTGACAGGGGAACAAATACACCCAGGACATTAGGATTTAAACACGAAAAAGGCAAAGATCATCTGTGGACACTCAGCCGTAACACAGCTGGGCTAATGCTGTGATCAGTGGGCTGTGTGGGTCGTGTGTTTATTTAATACTGTCGTTATATCGCTAACTCTGACTGATGTCGCCCTCGGTAACCTCAGGTTTAGCTGTAGTGCAACTAACCGGGTCAAAACTAGCCTCCGCCCGGTTATCCTAATATCACTAGCATCATGTTACAGCCCACTTCCACGCCGCTCTCGTGTTCGAGTTATTCGGCTTTTCAAATAAGACttaacaacaacacagagtaaaaacacagcaggtATGGTTGTGGCCCTGACGTTACCCAGCAGCCACTGTTAGCGGATGTGTGGACTTAATTCAAACAGCGTATTACGAAGATATTCAGCTGTAGTTTCGTCACATAATGAACAGCAGGTTAAATCACTGACCTGTGAGAGACGACAGCAGCGCGGCGGTCTCTCGGAGCGTTTCAATGTCAACGTGCAGGACAGTTGCACAAGCAGTTGTGCTCAGCGCGTGCTGTACGTATGCCCACAGCGTCACGACGCTTTGATAGGATGTTGAAAGACGTGACCCGGAAGTTACTGCGGGATCTTTTTTCTCGTTGAACGCACTTCAAACATTACAGAATTCAATGTCGGGGGGTTAAAAACGCAGGCTGGGGTTGAATCAGCAGAAGAATTGCTTTTATATTATGGGACTGTTGTatagttttaaaatattgtCTGGTTTCATTCATAAAGCATTGAAAAGACGGTTTTGCGTTAGAAAATTTGGATTCATGTCTTTGAAATTTAACCAGTAAAATGAgtaaattaatgaaataaaattcgTTTTGCCTATTGATAGGGTAATCAGAAAAGCCAGATAATATTTTTTCATAACACAGAGAGAAGTCAGAATAgataaaagaaacaacaaaagtgCAAAAATCGTGTTAGAAAAGAGAAGTGCATAAGCAGCACAAAGATAAGTGTGAACTATCCTCTTTCTGACGGCTACAAAATGAACACTGGACATCAGTCTTTTTTATATTATACAAGAAAAGTTCGGGTGGGGTAAAAATGATGAATGATTTTAAAAGATGTTTGCTTTACGGCCACTGGGACACCAGTTCTGTCTTTCTGAAAAAGAGTTCATATGTCAcggttgtttttcctctttaaggTGAAAACAGATCTGGTAACAGCAGGATCCAGTTGTAGAGGAGTCAGATCATTAACAACAGAATTTCTGTACAGTCTTAAAACACCAGTAGGGATAGCATCAAACACTATGGCATATTCCTTTGGTGGAACAGGAAGACCATATACACTCAAAAATTCAGAGTAAGAAATGAAACCTAAATTTGGATTAAGACGTTGCAAAACAAGACGAATCCCATGAATAAACCAGTCGCCTAAAAATAAAGACTTGTGTTTGTATAAAATGTCTCTGTTGTTCCAAATATCATATCTGTGTGGAGAAAAGTTGTGTTTATAAAGCAgcaactgtttctgtttctgtttattaaatTAGGACAGTTTTAAGGAGATTTTATAAATGTTGTagttacaaagtaaaacaaggTCAACACCACCATTGTTTTCACCAACTTGATGTTGTGTTCCTGAGAAATTTCTTgatccagtttattttaaacacactgTTTATTGTAGAAAAGTCAAGTTTACGGAACCATGTTGGTTTGAGTTTGATACAACTGATCTCTTAGTATAATCTATTCTATTCTTCCATACAAAGTTATAAAGGAGTCTGTCAATATCCACCAGggtttctttatttacatcaaGAGACAAAGCTCCATCGAGATAATCCCTCCGCTCTGGTGATAAAACTCTGGAGACAAGTATTTAGTTTATCTTGTGTTTTATGCAAAATTGGAATAAAATTAAGTGAACATCTAGAGGACTGGTTTTTATTAATGATGATGCCAAGGTAAGTGATGGAAAgaaaacaggatttgttttcGTTCTTAGCAAGCTAGAGCCATTCAGGCATCACTACAATGCAGCATAATAAACGTTTTCTacacttaaaaacacattcatgGACTGAGCCTGATCAGTGCTCTGTATATGGCTTATTCAGTGAGTTGCACTACGATGGCAGTAAAGATTACAAGTTTACAGTTTTACTACTGTTTAATTTCAGTGCCTCATCTTGGATCGCTAACTCAGAGTatcagtgatgacgtgacgaatcctacttccgggcctaaagtagtctgtgtttaatatggcttttgtgttgttaacatgtttaatgttttgtattttcttctatttaatctcaaaaagctcctaaaaagtcagtgatcactgttgacctccctcggcttttgtTACCGCTAATCTTaagtctttcctccccactgctgtcagactccataataaagactttaactgatcaagcacacacatccatacatatgcaataatactaagtgcaataatcctttctgtcatcgttgtatttttactcagttgtatatagtatttgtatttgtattctatttttatcttattgtatatttattttattttattctactgtatatagtattttattttattctattctgtacagctgtgtactgtatttattcttactgtattctaatttttgcctcataacttttgcactgtccacttcctgctgtgacaaaacaaatttcccacgtgtgggactaataaaggttatcttatcttatcttatcttatcttatcatttatttaagctcagtttttaaaaccttaggatgtaactacagcccagcccatgcagcagtatatgaatgactaacctcgtattgtggatggattatctcagttgttctcctggctgaagtttggtccttttacagcatcctgccatgcgattacatttgttcctgaccaccgagaacactcacgttaacttttatcgagtggaaaaaagttagcttgtttaacatctgcaggaagctcctgaggatgttttaccagtcggtggttgctggagtacttttctatgctgtggtgtgctgggggagcagcacagcaaagaaggactcatccaggctggagaaactgatcaggagggctagctctgtggtcggcatgaagctggacactctggtgacagtggcagagaaaaggacattaaagaaactgatggacattatggacaatgccagacatcctctgcacacggccataaacaaccagaagagtctgttcagtgacaggttgcttctcccaaagacaagaactaacagacttaaaaactcctttgtcccacacgccatcagactgtttaactcctctctggaggggagagggaggggaaacaggaggacaaaggaggggggaacaactaagctgtagtgcctcttcacctcactgtgcaataccttttgtgcaatacttttgtaaatagtcaacggtgcaatagacctcaatacttgaaatgtgcaattcacttgtatttttatttttattcctatttattctatttatccccttcgtatattttatttatattgtctctgtatttatatatatatatgtgtgtgtgtgtgtgtgtattatatatatatatatactgtatatataatattctgtaactctgtaacttctgtcggtgctgtgcttttttggaaatcgaatttcccagaggaacccacccgagggattaataaagttctatctaatctaatctaatctaatctaatattgtgctaacatagctgtgtcgctagcggtcatgtagcacatcattatataccagctagctcaacttcagtaaccctacaaacgtcactgctgtttagttttctgtcttcatttatgttggaagtgataacagagctgtacgtttttaatttgtttccaaaaccctgcagtcaggacatgctatattctATTTAGATAGAAGCGAGCTAACGTCCTGCTaactaactccgttaaatgtcataaattccgttttcatggatgcctggatgttaaactcaattgttacacctggtagagcagaacgctgatcattttattaaagatgaaagactttagacagtttttcaactctcagtaatgccacagtgatcgtttgatatatggacctgcagcggagtttaggtccagacacggctagtgacgtcagactgaacgatCGGATACTGGTCTGCACTGACTTTCCATTACAAACCTAGAGGTGCTGACTAttatattaatctttttttaaatctagagAAAACCTATGTGTCATTATAAGCTGCCTTCTAACATTCAGAGATTTACATGATCTGATTCACAGTGTATAGTAAGCTTCATACACTTAAGCATAAATAGTCGAGTCTGAAATCATCTTTTAATACAAACATTATGTACAACATTATTATTGAACAAACAttgttgaacaaaaaaaaaacaggtcacATGTtagaatgattttatttttgtagtagGCCCCTAAGACAATATACAGTTGGTGTTTAGAATAGAgttgaataaatgttaaaaacacgATCTGATCATTTCTGAAACAGTCTTCAGGAGGATAACCACGTAGAGCATCAACAGGGGCCCAGAGGTTTCTGCTCCCAGTAAACATGCTCACGCTTTCCTCCTGGATTAAAATATTTCTAATGTTAAGCTTTTAAAATCAACATTAGGGAGTAAAGGCTGCCCGTGAGTCCCTGCAGTGGCTCTGGTCTAGGCCTGCtcctgttgcctagcaaccacaaCACTATAGCGTTACATGATGTTTTGTTGGGTGGAAATCTtgactttattttcttctttttcattttctttatttttacttttactgaagAAAACTGATATGTTTCATAGGTACATATCAGAAAATTAACAAgatgttgttatttttcatgATAAAAATGAAGGAATCTATCTGAGGCCAAAAGACCACAGCCATGTAAAAATAAGATTTGTTAAGCTGTGTCCCTTTAGCCAAAACTAATGTGAATATTAGTTTATAATAAGCAAATAGCATAGTTCAGGAAACTAGTGTCATTTCACTTTGAGAATATAAAACAACAGGGCCTACATTAACCATACTAATATATGAAATATACTAAAAATGACCAGCGGTGAATTTAATTCAGTTGATTGTGCTACACTCCAAATTCAAGGTACATTTATTTCAATGTTATATAACTTTCTATCTTCTTTACCAGGGCTCATCTCAGAGACGTTGTTGCCAAAGatgaatatatataaatatgtcatATGTTGAGACAGATATTgttcattttatatattgtcTCCAATAGATTTTGGGAAAAAAGTTTTGGTTACATGTATGGAAAAAATAACAAGTTGTGGTTATTTTGCATGATAAAAATGAAGAGATTGTGTTAGTTGGGTGAGTAAATGCTGTATCACAGATGCTACAAATAGCTATAAACACAATATactttatacagggagtgcagaattattaggcaaatgagtattttgtccacatcatcctcttcatgcatgttgtcttactccaagctgtataggctcgaaagcctactaccaattaagcatattaggtgatgtgcatccctgtaatgagaaggggtgtggtctaatgacatcaacaccctatatcaggtgtgcataattattaggcaacgtcctttcctttggcaaaatggcgtgcggcgcgcggtgagagatgccaaacgcagGTACCGagaacgtgtggagtcccgcttccaccagggcgacacacggagtatgtggcacggactacgcaccattacggactacaaagccagggacactgcgccgatcaatgccgactctgcattcaccaacgagctgaatcggttctacgcccgtttcgaggttagccaggcggctaatgctatctaccgcctgactaccgaggacagtgacgtcatcagcgagagaccggtgaccagcatcacggagcatgacgtccgagcggcactgaggagagtgaacacaaggaaagcggcggggccagacggcatcaccggctgtctgctgcgctgctgtgctgaccagctagcaggtgtgttcacttacatcttcaacgagtccctggcgaagtctgtggtccccacatgcttcaaaagatccaccatcatccctgtgcccaagaacagcaaaccctcatccctgaacgattaccggccagttgcactgacctcggtagtaatgaaggtgtttgagaggctgctgaagaacatcatctcctcctccatcccagacaccacagatctgctccagttcgcctacagatccaacagatccacagaggatgccatcgcccacgtcctacacaccactctcagccacgtggacaagaaacagggtaactatgtgcgaatgctgtttgttgattacagttcagcgtttaacacaatagtgccctgcagactgttcacaaagctgagggatctgggacttaacagccgtctgtgtgcatcaccatcaacacaggagcacctcagggatgtgtcctctcgccactgctctactccctctacacttcagactgtgtggccacccacggctccaacaccattgtgaagtttgctgacgacacagtggtgttgggtgccatctccaacaacgatgaggcggcctacatggatgaagtgaagaatctggcatcatggtgccaggacaaccacctccagctgaacgtcagcaagaccaaggagctggtggtggacttcagaaggggtcagcacagagactacaagcccatcatcatcaatggagctccagtggagagggtgcagtccttcaagtatcttggtgtccacatcccctcagacctgacatgggctgcccacattcaggtccagaccaaaaaggctaggcagcgcctgtatcacctacaacaactgaggaagttcagggtctctccaaagatcctcaggattttctatacaggcgctgtggagagcatcctcacacagaacatgacatcgtggtttgggaacagctgtgtgaaggaccaaaaagctctccagagagtgatccgtacagcagaacgctgctgcaggattgctctccccccgcttcaggacacctacaccaggagatgccggactagagcagcgcagatactgaaggacccgtcccatcctggcaacaaactgttccaacttctgcaatctggtagaaggttccgcatcttccgggcaaggacagagagactcaagaggagcttctatccccaagccatccgtgccctaaacacacacacccgccctctcacatcatctataattgactgagacaggactctcttccagacactaaaccaaggcacaatgtacatttcaattcctttaattttaaatatgtttatattgtctatcctgtaaaatagtcagatgtctattcatattaataagTATGAAAAGTATGAGATGGATTGTCAGGACAGTCAGCGTTAAAGCCACTTTCAGTCCATACTAGGATGGCATTGGACATCTTGGGGGTGGAAaggggttggtgtgaccaaggtgtggtttggcttgttgtatgtatatttgagatcatatggctctggatggaccagttaccagggcatggaaggaggacagactcattaaaggaggagaaggaaCTTGCTGGGATTGGAGAtcctctgggtgagtggttgattaaaagcatgcataaaatagaagttatctgttgttattgattggtaatagattgataattggccacatttacagctgtattgacttgttgtggacgtagtcgacttcaggtttaaacactctcatTAACAGGTTGAAAATAGTGACATTAAAGGAAGAGTATGCAGCGCCACCCTGTCAGACGCCAGTGATGGTGGAGCTCACTGATGAATCAGGTGAGCTGGATTCATGGCTGATTCAAAACTAAGATCCCCCTGCTGTGGTCAGTAAGGGGAGAAAAGGGGGAAATAAAATTAAGAATAAAAgaggcatttataaatgtttaggTGTCAAGTGAAACGGGATAAAAGggggtgttttactgttatttcaATATCAGCATTATTATTGTATGAGAATCATGCAACAAGCATTGCATCGATgatcatttattgaagcttttgacCTTATACTAACATCTGTGTTCCTGTGATTGTTATAACTTCTGATGAATCTTCTATTTACAGGTGTTAGGATAATGATATAATttttcattgcaggtgtaaccatgatcattttcatacatattgcaacttgttgctcattgtagagttgtgctcaagttaatgagggttaaaagctacagtcagcgcGAATGTCTGACTGATCTATTGAGGGGAAAGGCTTCGAGCATAGAAGGCCGCACAcgcttacaaaacactgatatcatgttattttttgtgatcttttttaaattatgtcttTAAGGTTAGTTTAAATAGCGGCAGTTAATTAAAcgacatttattaaaatattaaatacctgAGTCAGAACGTTACACGCGGATCACCTTAAGAGTCTGGGAAACTTTGTAGCTGCCTAACTTTTTTTTGAATGTTCTAGCTCCGTTGATTTGACACATtggaatgtgtcaaaaaagggggggaaggttgagctttaacatcaaacaaggattatttgaacattttataaccttttagagaatcagtgaaaaagcataaactatcactttcatgtttaatcattactcattgaaatgaactgaatagcgtttagaagatttgttaattttttgtcttttgttaaaaagagtggtttcaataattttcagacacaccttgcaaatgtgcttataacgaGTTGGCACTCGGCCTTTTGAAGGTCAGAAGCTTCGTTCGGCGTGACTGTCCGGACTGATAAAGTGTAGGAAATGCCTTGAGTGCGgagggctaaatgcaaacatgcttacacacacataagatatgattagaataagtccctgggacattctgaatgttttagaccaattctgaatcactagaaggtcagtagataacaacattagattattagggttaggaagagaggtgttttggttttctgtctcttacagagaaaggaacagacaccagacgaggtTACAGATATACGAGGATCCTCCGtagcagagacagacacagtgacTGCCGAGACATCAACTGGGTCCAAGGgtcatggcgtttgggctccagctagtcaccacaa is a genomic window of Astatotilapia calliptera chromosome 9, fAstCal1.2, whole genome shotgun sequence containing:
- the hccsb gene encoding holocytochrome c-type synthase: MGSSWSTAEPSVVKAEAMKTVSAQRCPVQEEAQPVRASPPSQCPMHQAQAEKGPAHQDQAYNFVECPMRAAAVTKGDIDPANMMPPPNQTPAPDQPFELSIRREESTIPRHDTEKNWVYPSEQMFWNAMLRKGWRWRDDDLSKGDMTNIIKIHNQNNEQAWQEILKWEALHARECPCGPTLRRFGGKAKEYSPRARLRHWMGYELPFDRHDWIVDRCGKEVRYIIDYYDGEINKDTYQFSTLDVRPAFDSLEAVWDRMKVAWWRWTS